In Porites lutea chromosome 1, jaPorLute2.1, whole genome shotgun sequence, a single genomic region encodes these proteins:
- the LOC140940081 gene encoding uncharacterized protein, translated as MGFGHRNCVVLGCPNSGQRLGKWAAKTCEHHGCKNGASMCDCEPPFKLFPFPTEKKNPERRLQWAKNISRNSLNGALWMPNKDSRVCNLHFVDGEPTAENPDATLQLGHSKKTRASKRPPPTPRDNSLAVRSRKRAKLDTSSDEIPVPVLDHSADNLACDDVDIQDPEPSTSVNDCVDIDRASVIHDHCYVYGWYEINENSNFCMNTCCLKSRQDKDKKIVELSEKIQELSEKVKLLEVQIVAKQDKGLKHSDLRNDQTVNLLTGIPSKPAFHKLFNSVKGSIKKVRYWSGPKKTSRKGRNFRKSPKKFGPNRALSQKDEFLLTLMKLRLGSTNADLAQRFGISRSTVSTIFNTWVKILANELKCLIYNPSMEVVKKTLPKKFKKPGYCKVRHIIDCTEIFTETPSNPVIRASTWSDYKHHNTAKILVSITPNGAFNFISEAWGGRTSDVHLTRESEFYNILEPYDAVMADRGFTIAEDLLLHRADLFIPPGKRGQEQFTKADVQKTKTVANLRIFVEQAIGRLKTFRIIKNELPISLIGNLDNIIIVCAALCNLYKPLCK; from the coding sequence ATGGGATTCGGCCACAGAAACTGTGTGGTCCTAGGCTGTCCCAACAGTGGACAGAGGCTTGGGAAGTGGGCGGCGAAGACCTGTGAGCATCATGGTTGTAAAAATGGAGCAAGCATGTGTGACTGCGAGCCACCCTTTAAATTATTCCCATTCCCGACAGAAAAGAAGAACCCGGAACGCCGATTACAATGGGCAAAAAATATAAGCAGGAACAGTTTGAATGGGGCTCTTTGGATGCCTAACAAGGATTCAAGAGTTTGTAATCTACACTTCGTTGACGGTGAACCAACAGCTGAAAACCCAGACGCAACTTTGCAACTTGGTCACAGCAAGAAAACGAGAGCCTCCAAACGCCCACCACCAACGCCACGGGATAACTCTCTTGCAGTAAGATCCAGAAAACGAGCTAAGCTAGATACAAGCAGCGATGAAATACCAGTACCTGTTCTTGACCACTCAGCTGACAACCTGGCTTGTGATGATGTTGACATCCAAGACCCTGAGCCCTCTACTTCTGTCAATGATTGTGTTGACATAGACAGAGCATCCGTAATTCATGACCATTGCTATGTCTATGGCTGgtatgaaattaatgaaaattcgAATTTTTGCATGAACACATGTTGCTTGAAAAGCAGAcaagacaaagacaaaaaaatcgtGGAACTTTCAGAGAAAATACAGGAGCTAAGTGAAAAAGTGAAGTTGCTGGAAGTTCAAATTGTAGCCAAACAGGATAAGGGATTGAAGCATTCAGATCTGAGAAATGACCAGACTGTAAATTTACTGACTGGTATCCCATCAAAGCCTGCCTTTCACAAATTATTTAACTCTGTCAAAGGATCTATAAAAAAAGTGAGATATTGGAGTGGCCCTAAGAAAACATCCAGAAAAGGCAGGAACTTTAggaaatcaccaaaaaaatttggACCAAACCGGGCTCTTTCTCAAAAGGACGAGTTTCTTTTAACACTAATGAAACTCCGTTTGGGATCCACCAATGCAGACCTTGCACAAAGATTTGGAATTTCACGAAGTACCGTATCAACTATTTTCAACACATGGGTCAAAATTTTGGCTAATGAACTGAAATGCCTAATATACAATCCTAGCATGGAAGTTGTTAAGAAAACACTGccaaagaagttcaaaaaaccAGGATACTGCAAGGTGCGCCATATAATAGACTGCACTGAAATTTTTACAGAGACCCCAAGCAACCCTGTAATCAGAGCATCAACGTGGTCAGATTATAAGCACCACAATACTGCAAAAATCCTAGTTTCAATCACCCCAAATGGGGCCTTCAACTTCATCTCCGAGGCATGGGGTGGGCGCACCTCAGATGTCCATTTAACAAGGGAATCAGAGTTTTATAACATCCTTGAGCCATATGATGCAGTAATGGCAGATCGTGGATTCACTATTGCAGAGGATCTTTTGCTTCACAGAGCTGACCTTTTTATTCCGCCAGGGAAACGTGGACAAGAACAGTTCACGAAAGCTGATGTACAGAAAACTAAAACAGTAGCTAATCTACGCATTTTTGTAGAACAGGCCATCGGGCGGCTGAAAACATTCCGTATAATCAAGAACGAACTGCCCATCTCTCTTATTGGTAATCTTGATAACATTATTATTGTCTGTGCTGCATTATGCAATTTGTACAAGCCTCTTTGCAAGTAA
- the LOC140932404 gene encoding uncharacterized protein, with translation MDQGQLTGAVFIDLRKAFDTVDHAVLLDKLSNLGILDKEHGWFTDYLSNRSQVVEFQGVTSASEAVSTGVPQGSILGPLLFILHINDLPEVVSDCNILMYADDTVLYCSSSQASVIQDKLNAELSKIDHWLSLNSLFVNVLETATRIPPKRAMLLVPIRTLKKVTFFLFLVLGGFLWWHISHVLQLSFLRLYHVLEYQGELQELAMVMSNASSPTNIFSTTQSSEQLKQHKTTLITTTSCGWPYFLLVLVSSASYNAERRRDIRLTWGIDSSLNPRWKTVFLVAQTRNRTESEALLREGETFGDLIRADYYESYWNQTLKIQMAFEWASLYCNFSFLLKMDDDTFVDVKSLISLLAKPAILKTKLYMGQCDERNRVKREGKWKVSFEEYNQTFYPDFCAGYGFVLSSDVVYLFVELFDVVPWFKIDDVYIGMLAEKAGVKPKYMNKFRRKEPPINTTCVNLKKPRDVLVWHGVTGKCLFDIFQATLDF, from the exons ATGGACCAAGGTCAATTAACTGGTGCTGTGTTTATTGACCTTCGCAAAGCTTTCGACACTGTGGATCATGCGGTACTTCTGGACAAGCTTTCCAATTTGGGGATTTTGGATAAAGAGCATGGCTGGTTTACGGATTACCTGTCGAACCGCTCCCAAGTTGTAGAGTTTCAAGGGGTGACTTCTGCTTCGGAAGCCGTCTCTACTGGTGTGCCTCAGGGCTCTATCCTCGGACCATTATTGTTTATTCTACACATTAATGATTTACCTGAAGTAGTGTCCGATTGCAATATTCTgatgtacgctgatgacacTGTTTTATACTGTTCATCCTCTCAAGCCTCTGTCATTCAAGACAAGCTGAATGCCGAACTGTCTAAGATTGATCACTGGCTTTCTTTAAATAGTCTGTTTGTTAAT GTGTTGGAGACTGCTACACGCATTCCTCCAAAGCGGGCCATGTTGCTAGTTCCCATACGAACTCTCAAGAAAGTTACCTTCTTTCTATTTCTAGTACTTGGAGGGTTTCTGTGGTGGCATATTTCCCATGTTCTTCAGCTGAGTTTTCTACGCTTGTACCATGTTCTAGAATATCAGGGAGAATTGCAAGAGCTGGCGATGGTCATGTCAAATGCGAGCTCGCCAACAAATATATTTTCAACTACACAATCAAGTGAACAATTAAAGCAGCACAAGACAACTCTAATAACTACGACTAGCTGTGGGTGGCCCTACTTTCTTCTAGTATTGGTCTCCTCCGCATCCTATAATGCCGAGAGAAGGAGAGATATCCGCCTAACTTGGGGGATCGATAGCTCTCTAAACCCGAGATGGAAGACAGTTTTTCTTGTTGCTCAAACGCGAAACCGAACGGAGTCGGAAGCACTGTTGAGAGAAGGCGAAACCTTCGGAGACCTCATACGCGCGGACTACTATGAAAGTTACTGGAATCAGACCCTGAAGATACAAATGGCGTTTGAGTGGGCTTCCTTGTACTGtaatttttcgtttcttttaaaaatggacGACGATACATTTGTTGACGTTAAAAGTTTGATTTCACTTCTTGCCAAGCCTGCAATCCTTAAAACAAAGTTATACATGGGACAATGCGATGAGAGGAACCGCGTTAAGAGAGAAGGAAAATGGAAAGTTTCGTTCGAAGAATATAATCAAACATTCTATCCAGACTTCTGTGCTGGATACGGATTTGTCTTGTCTTCTGATGTGGTTTATTTGTTCGTGGAGTTATTTGACGTTGTTCCCTGGTTTAAAATCGACGATGTTTACATTGGTATGCTTGCAGAAAAAGCTGGAGTGAAACCGAAATACATGAACAAATTTCGTAGGAAGGAACCACCAATTAACACAACCTGTGTCAACCTGAAGAAACCCCGTGATGTCTTAGTATGGCATGGAGTAACTGGAAAATGTCTGTTTGACATATTTCAAGCTACACTGGATTTTTAA